A genome region from Conger conger chromosome 16, fConCon1.1, whole genome shotgun sequence includes the following:
- the LOC133114190 gene encoding uncharacterized protein LOC133114190 yields MNLRESGLIPWYVTVEDMKAWIISEDQAIVKERFQMEDSGREDGLVYLTWEVNIRLKLQEIERACRQVCGNQGLGPLSPRLACDQNPHQAALTDLQSPNGGVLPPSSLSSRYEFVFFKFPDIFDARAVVQRALKDILHKLAYQPASRLQPLPDVVVDVVSSLLQVITDEGGARDGAGDETDMRLLSSMAVGTVVSVLHAAPLRP; encoded by the exons ATGAACCTACGGGAGAGTGGTCTGATCCCATGGTACGTTACTGTGGAAGACATGAAGGCATGGATCATTTCCGAAGACCAAGCTATCGTCAAGGAAAG aTTCCAGATGGAAGATTCAGGCAGGGAGGATGGCCTGGTTTACCTG ACGTGGGAGGTGAACATCCGGCTGAAGCTGCAGGAGATCGAGAGGGCCTGCAGACAGGTCTGCGGGAACCAGGGACTGGGGCCCCTCAGCCCACGTCTAGCCTGTGACCAGAACCCTCACCAGGCCGCTCTTACGGACCT gcAGTCACCGAACGGCGGTGTTTTACCGCCCAGCTCACTCTCATCCCGTTACGAatttgtgtttttcaaattTCCTGACATTTTTGACGCCCGCGCCGTTGTCCAGCGGGCCTTGAAGGACATCCTGCACAAGCTGGCATACCAGCCCGCCTCACGTCTGCAGCCGCTGCCAGACGTGGTGGTGGACGTGGTGTCCAGCCTGCTCCAGGTGATAACGGACGAGGGTGGAGCCCGTGACGGGGCCGGAGACGAGACGGACATGAGGCTGCTGAGCAGCATGGCTGTCGGCACggtggtgtctgtgctgcacgCG GCTCCTCTCAGGCCCTGA